Proteins found in one Paenibacillus borealis genomic segment:
- a CDS encoding voltage-gated chloride channel family protein, whose protein sequence is MKRKYARWVELAARQSQLALWSTFVKWVVLGGLVGLLSGSASAIFLKSLDAVTKVRLEHAWLLFLLPVGGALVSGMYMRYGKTSAKGNNLILEQIQQGNEAVPLRMAPLVLIGTLITHLFGGSAGREGTAVQMGGSLADALGRWIRINPLDRKILLMCGISGGFGSIFGTPLAGTVFGLEVIAIGLISHKALLPCFAASFTGDLVASRLWGVHHIHYQVDVFPGMDALVLVKVIAASIMFGLISLLFSELTHYLKRTFTAMIHNPMLKSAVGGLIIIALVYIAGTHDYLGLGIPLISDSFTMDVHPFAFLWKLIFTAFTLGTGFQGGEVTPLFAIGATLGNSLAGVLHLYGPFLASLGFIAVFCGATNTPIACFIMGIELFGSGGAVYMFIACVISYLFSGHSGIYSSQLIGISKSALLPVPEGTTLANVKTVKGPGGKTAGGS, encoded by the coding sequence ATGAAGAGGAAGTATGCACGGTGGGTGGAGCTTGCAGCGCGGCAGAGCCAGCTCGCTCTTTGGAGTACATTTGTGAAGTGGGTGGTGCTGGGGGGATTGGTCGGGCTATTGTCGGGGAGTGCCTCGGCTATTTTCCTGAAAAGCCTGGATGCCGTGACCAAGGTCCGGCTGGAGCATGCCTGGCTGCTCTTCCTGCTTCCTGTGGGGGGGGCTCTGGTTAGCGGTATGTACATGCGTTACGGCAAGACTAGCGCAAAGGGGAACAATCTGATTCTGGAGCAAATTCAGCAGGGAAATGAAGCGGTTCCGCTGCGGATGGCGCCTCTGGTCCTTATCGGGACGCTCATCACCCATCTCTTCGGAGGTTCTGCCGGACGTGAGGGGACAGCTGTGCAAATGGGTGGCAGTCTGGCCGATGCACTCGGAAGATGGATTAGAATCAACCCGCTTGACCGGAAAATACTACTGATGTGCGGAATCAGCGGCGGTTTCGGCTCCATCTTCGGGACCCCTCTGGCCGGAACGGTATTCGGTCTGGAGGTCATCGCCATCGGCCTGATTAGCCATAAGGCACTGCTGCCCTGTTTTGCCGCCAGCTTCACCGGTGATCTTGTGGCTTCCCGCTTGTGGGGCGTGCACCATATCCATTATCAGGTGGATGTATTCCCCGGTATGGATGCGCTGGTGCTGGTCAAAGTCATTGCCGCCTCCATCATGTTCGGTCTGATCAGTCTGCTGTTCAGTGAGCTCACCCATTATCTGAAGCGGACCTTCACAGCCATGATCCATAATCCTATGCTCAAAAGCGCCGTCGGCGGCCTCATCATTATCGCCCTGGTGTACATCGCCGGTACGCATGACTATCTTGGCCTCGGAATTCCGCTAATCAGTGATTCGTTTACGATGGATGTACATCCTTTCGCCTTTCTGTGGAAGCTCATCTTCACAGCCTTCACCTTGGGGACGGGATTTCAGGGGGGCGAAGTGACGCCGCTCTTTGCCATCGGAGCTACCTTGGGGAACAGTCTGGCCGGCGTGCTTCATCTATATGGGCCTTTTCTGGCTTCGCTCGGCTTCATCGCCGTCTTCTGCGGAGCCACTAATACACCTATCGCATGCTTCATTATGGGCATAGAGCTGTTTGGCTCAGGCGGAGCGGTATACATGTTCATCGCCTGCGTAATCAGCTATCTGTTCTCCGGACACAGCGGCATCTACAGTTCCCAGCTCATCGGCATCTCCAAAAGCGCACTGCTCCCGGTTCCTGAAGGAACGACGCTGGCTAACGTCAAAACCGTCAAAGGTCCGGGGGGCAAAACTGCCGGCGGCAGTTAA
- a CDS encoding sensor histidine kinase, translated as MPSTKTAAALIMLLLVIAIIPVGIAMEWGGHKEVALPVWQLKWEHTAIHDIQEAMTAPSGEWRTVEAREDRPQPPSGADSAWLRFSLPRTEANSALLIDKVYGDSLQAYIDNRLIYDSNDLIHYSGNKVLIPLSREDSAKQLYLWSTGGGREFGIEGEVRVGSYDKLLSFYVKQDLVDLVIGAALIFMGGALMICLLFLKPEFFSGGFSLILVIISFGVLLITYSPFLRLIVNSQERLTGICFDLALFTLLPAFTIYFEQLFGPGKRGLTTRLRNFQLAYSLFCLGALVLNAVLAFRLDYLYSFLTVDVTGVLIMAQFVYLLYLSLSYARRGNKDAVIFSMGFSIFAFLSLSELLIYYFSSERYHLYWWKWGMVLFVISLIVILGRRFAGNHEQAVEYSRELEKFNNELQRSEKMEIISELAASVAHEVRNPLQVTRGFLQILGERSGKKEKEYLQMAMEELDRASVIITDFLTFAKPGMDTVDVFEVSGELKHVSGILVPLANLQGGAIELHLQEDLQVSGSPAKFKQAFINLIKNSIESLQEDGLIVVTAWKTGRHVVISVQDNGEGMKVSELARLGEPYYSNKTKGTGLGLMVTFRIIEAMNGSIEFQSRKGEGTEVIVKLPVSGNN; from the coding sequence TTGCCTTCAACAAAAACAGCAGCCGCACTGATTATGCTGCTGCTCGTGATTGCTATAATCCCGGTTGGCATTGCCATGGAATGGGGCGGGCATAAAGAAGTTGCCCTGCCGGTATGGCAGCTTAAATGGGAACACACAGCTATACATGATATTCAGGAGGCCATGACTGCTCCTTCCGGGGAGTGGAGAACGGTAGAGGCGCGGGAGGACAGGCCGCAACCGCCTTCAGGTGCAGATTCAGCCTGGCTGCGGTTTTCTCTGCCGCGTACAGAGGCGAACTCGGCACTCCTGATCGACAAAGTATACGGCGACAGCCTGCAGGCATATATAGACAACCGGCTTATCTATGATTCCAATGACCTTATCCACTACAGCGGCAACAAGGTGCTAATCCCGCTATCCCGGGAGGACAGTGCCAAGCAGCTATATCTGTGGAGTACTGGCGGCGGCAGAGAGTTCGGCATAGAGGGAGAAGTCAGGGTCGGCAGCTATGATAAGCTGCTGTCCTTCTATGTGAAGCAGGATCTCGTGGATCTTGTCATTGGAGCGGCGCTGATATTTATGGGCGGAGCGCTGATGATCTGCCTGCTGTTTCTCAAACCGGAGTTTTTCTCGGGCGGTTTTTCCCTGATTCTGGTCATTATATCCTTTGGCGTGCTGCTTATTACTTATTCCCCGTTTCTGCGGCTGATTGTAAACAGCCAGGAACGTTTGACGGGAATCTGCTTCGATCTGGCGCTTTTCACACTTCTGCCGGCGTTTACGATCTATTTCGAACAGTTATTCGGACCCGGCAAGCGTGGACTTACCACCCGGCTGCGCAATTTTCAGCTGGCGTACTCCTTGTTCTGCCTGGGTGCGCTTGTGCTGAATGCAGTGCTCGCTTTCCGGCTCGACTACCTGTACTCCTTCCTGACCGTTGATGTGACAGGTGTGCTGATTATGGCGCAGTTTGTTTATTTGCTGTATTTATCGCTGTCTTATGCCCGCAGGGGCAATAAAGATGCTGTGATTTTCTCCATGGGGTTCTCTATATTTGCCTTCCTGTCCTTAAGTGAGCTGCTGATCTATTATTTCTCTTCAGAGAGGTATCATCTGTATTGGTGGAAATGGGGAATGGTTCTGTTCGTCATTTCCCTGATCGTTATTCTGGGAAGGCGGTTTGCGGGGAATCATGAGCAGGCTGTGGAATACTCCAGGGAACTGGAGAAATTCAATAATGAACTGCAGCGTTCGGAGAAAATGGAGATTATCAGTGAACTCGCTGCCTCGGTTGCCCATGAGGTACGGAATCCTCTGCAGGTAACCCGCGGTTTCCTGCAGATTCTGGGGGAGCGCTCGGGCAAGAAGGAGAAGGAATATCTGCAGATGGCCATGGAAGAGCTGGACAGGGCCTCGGTTATCATTACCGATTTTTTAACTTTCGCCAAACCTGGTATGGACACGGTAGATGTATTTGAAGTCTCCGGAGAGCTGAAGCATGTGTCAGGCATTCTGGTGCCCCTCGCCAATCTGCAGGGTGGAGCCATTGAACTGCATCTGCAGGAGGATCTCCAAGTATCGGGCAGCCCGGCCAAATTCAAGCAGGCGTTCATTAACCTGATCAAGAACAGCATTGAATCATTACAGGAGGACGGCCTGATCGTAGTGACCGCCTGGAAGACAGGCAGACATGTGGTCATCAGTGTGCAGGATAACGGCGAAGGCATGAAGGTCAGTGAGCTGGCCCGGCTGGGGGAGCCGTATTATTCCAATAAGACGAAGGGCACGGGGCTTGGACTCATGGTTACCTTCCGGATTATTGAAGCGATGAACGGTTCTATAGAGTTTCAGAGCAGGAAGGGTGAGGGGACAGAGGTTATTGTTAAATTACCAGTCTCCGGTAATAATTAG
- a CDS encoding nitroreductase family protein yields the protein MSAELKAEQEFSKVIRDRHSVRKYDPSWTISDAEIKEILEEAILAPSSSNLQPWRFIVITDPDVKAQLLPIAHNQAQITDSSATIAVLGDLEAYRNAETIYQYAEAAGYVTAEIGAAMAKRSYDGYSGMPAERLKDIALIDGGLISMQLMLAAKARGYDTVPMGGFVHDSFKELFGITERYVPVMLIALGKAAVEGRPTARLPLEAVTHWNAFQA from the coding sequence ATGTCAGCAGAACTGAAGGCAGAACAGGAATTCAGCAAGGTGATTCGCGATAGGCATTCTGTGCGGAAATACGATCCGTCCTGGACGATATCCGATGCGGAGATTAAGGAGATCCTCGAAGAGGCGATTCTGGCCCCGTCTTCTTCCAACCTGCAGCCGTGGCGGTTCATTGTCATTACCGATCCGGATGTGAAGGCACAGCTGCTGCCGATTGCCCATAACCAGGCACAGATTACCGATTCCTCAGCGACGATAGCCGTGCTTGGCGATCTTGAGGCGTACCGCAATGCGGAGACCATCTATCAGTACGCAGAGGCAGCCGGATATGTCACAGCAGAAATAGGCGCGGCTATGGCCAAAAGAAGCTATGACGGTTATTCCGGCATGCCTGCTGAGAGGCTGAAGGATATTGCGCTGATAGACGGCGGGCTGATCTCCATGCAGCTTATGCTGGCAGCCAAAGCGAGAGGTTATGATACCGTGCCTATGGGCGGATTCGTTCACGACAGCTTCAAGGAGCTGTTCGGGATTACGGAGCGTTATGTGCCGGTGATGCTCATTGCGCTGGGCAAGGCAGCAGTAGAAGGACGGCCGACAGCCAGACTTCCGCTGGAAGCAGTTACGCACTGGAACGCTTTTCAGGCCTAA
- a CDS encoding NHLP leader peptide family RiPP precursor has translation MSDAILKNQVIQKAWEDPSFKQRLLTDPKEALKEVLGITLPDNITLKTVEEGSNEFYLVIPPSPASGMMKTNVSALGIW, from the coding sequence TTGTCAGACGCAATTCTTAAGAATCAAGTGATTCAGAAGGCCTGGGAAGATCCAAGTTTCAAACAGAGACTACTCACAGATCCGAAAGAAGCCCTCAAAGAAGTGCTCGGCATTACCCTTCCTGATAACATTACATTGAAGACAGTAGAGGAAGGCTCCAATGAGTTCTATCTCGTTATTCCTCCAAGTCCGGCTTCCGGAATGATGAAGACTAACGTCTCTGCGCTCGGCATCTGGTAA
- a CDS encoding DUF898 family protein — protein sequence MAVNMNAAMNYGSRESYFDGTLIEYIGWCLAGWLVTVCTLGICYPWSVVMIYRWKVEHTVVNGQRLRFDGSAVSLFGQWIKWFVLSVITLGIYSFWVRIKLEQWRTKNTHFQ from the coding sequence ATGGCAGTGAATATGAATGCGGCAATGAATTACGGAAGCAGGGAGTCCTACTTTGACGGGACGCTTATCGAGTACATTGGCTGGTGCCTGGCAGGCTGGCTCGTTACGGTGTGTACCCTCGGGATTTGCTATCCTTGGTCCGTGGTGATGATCTACCGCTGGAAGGTGGAGCATACCGTAGTAAACGGACAGCGTCTGCGGTTTGACGGCAGTGCAGTAAGCTTGTTCGGACAATGGATCAAGTGGTTCGTACTGTCGGTAATAACCCTCGGCATCTACAGCTTCTGGGTAAGGATTAAGCTGGAGCAGTGGAGAACGAAGAACACCCATTTCCAATAA
- a CDS encoding RrF2 family transcriptional regulator has translation MAKTRNSGAPQYKSFGLVLQALVILAKKGNTCSSCEIAELLSSEATLLRRLMANLTRERILVTREGRDGGYLLNRAPEELTLAEIYRAMEAGEGRDNGHSDTMCVNALGTQMKAAYGELLDELDRSALSVLERYTLADMVRKTEG, from the coding sequence ATGGCGAAAACACGAAACAGCGGAGCTCCCCAATATAAGTCGTTTGGTCTCGTGCTGCAGGCGTTAGTGATCCTCGCGAAAAAAGGAAATACCTGTTCGAGCTGCGAGATCGCCGAATTGCTGTCGTCCGAAGCCACGCTGTTGAGGCGCCTTATGGCTAATCTGACCCGTGAGCGGATTCTGGTGACCCGCGAGGGGCGTGACGGAGGATATCTGCTTAACCGGGCGCCGGAGGAGTTGACGCTTGCTGAGATTTATCGGGCTATGGAGGCAGGAGAAGGACGCGATAATGGTCACAGTGATACAATGTGTGTAAATGCACTGGGGACACAAATGAAGGCAGCCTATGGTGAACTGCTGGACGAGCTGGACCGGAGTGCGCTAAGTGTTCTGGAACGCTACACGCTGGCCGATATGGTGCGCAAAACGGAAGGTTGA
- a CDS encoding peptidylprolyl isomerase, whose protein sequence is MLTTRKPVILLAAMCLMLVILAGCGNKPTNNNAAAGSEATAAPQDNAAAATEGVPSATASHPVVTIEMDNGAVIKAELYPEVAPNTVNNFISLIQKGFYDGTIFHRVIPGFMIQGGDPDGTGMGGPDYSIAGEFSANGFTNNLLHTEGVLSMARSQDMNSGGSQFFIMAAAYPSLDGSYAAFGKVTEGLEAVQDIVNLPRDADDRPEQPPVMKKVTVDTLGVTYPEPQKVQ, encoded by the coding sequence ATGCTTACTACAAGAAAACCCGTCATCCTGCTTGCGGCGATGTGCCTGATGCTCGTAATTCTGGCGGGCTGCGGCAACAAACCAACTAACAATAATGCTGCTGCCGGCAGCGAGGCCACTGCGGCGCCGCAGGATAATGCTGCTGCAGCTACGGAAGGCGTGCCTTCAGCTACGGCCAGCCATCCGGTGGTTACAATTGAAATGGATAACGGAGCGGTCATCAAGGCTGAGCTGTATCCCGAGGTTGCCCCTAACACGGTCAACAACTTCATTTCGCTGATCCAGAAGGGCTTCTATGACGGAACCATCTTCCACCGGGTCATTCCCGGCTTCATGATTCAGGGCGGCGACCCTGACGGTACAGGTATGGGCGGTCCGGACTACAGTATCGCCGGAGAGTTCTCCGCCAATGGATTCACCAATAATCTGCTGCATACAGAAGGTGTTCTATCCATGGCCAGAAGCCAGGACATGAATTCCGGAGGCTCGCAGTTCTTCATTATGGCCGCCGCTTATCCGAGTCTTGACGGCAGCTATGCCGCTTTCGGCAAGGTTACCGAAGGACTGGAAGCCGTGCAGGATATCGTCAATCTGCCGCGTGATGCTGATGACCGGCCCGAACAGCCGCCGGTGATGAAGAAGGTTACGGTCGATACCCTCGGCGTAACTTACCCGGAGCCGCAAAAGGTGCAATAA
- a CDS encoding pirin family protein, with the protein MIKVYPAESAHRFDHGWLKGSHVFSFGDFYDPDNTAFGPMRVCNDDTISPGRGFGAHPHSDMEIVSIVLSGVLRHEDNLGNVAETSFGGIQRMSAGTGAIHTEHNPSDSEPVRLLQLWFMPRTRGTAPSYATGRFDPAKLEGRLLPVVAAEASAEVVGIAQDMTIYLGRTLAGGRLDFRQELGRRIFIYLIEGQITLNGDAVLRPGDSARIEAVSQLALQADKDTDTLVMLIDLP; encoded by the coding sequence TTGATTAAAGTATATCCTGCAGAGTCTGCACACCGGTTCGATCACGGCTGGCTGAAGGGCAGTCATGTCTTCTCGTTTGGCGATTTCTATGATCCTGACAATACAGCTTTCGGCCCGATGCGGGTCTGTAACGACGATACCATCTCTCCGGGAAGAGGCTTCGGTGCCCATCCGCACAGTGACATGGAGATTGTCTCCATTGTGCTGTCCGGCGTGCTGCGCCATGAGGATAACCTGGGCAATGTGGCGGAGACTTCCTTTGGCGGTATTCAGCGGATGTCAGCCGGAACAGGTGCCATTCATACGGAACATAACCCTTCAGACAGCGAGCCGGTGCGGCTGCTGCAGCTGTGGTTCATGCCGCGTACACGGGGCACGGCTCCTTCCTACGCGACAGGGCGTTTCGACCCGGCGAAGCTTGAAGGAAGACTCCTTCCGGTAGTGGCGGCTGAAGCCTCAGCGGAGGTTGTCGGTATCGCCCAGGATATGACCATCTATCTGGGCAGAACGCTGGCAGGCGGACGGCTGGATTTCCGGCAGGAGCTGGGACGGCGGATCTTCATCTATTTGATCGAGGGACAAATTACACTGAACGGGGACGCTGTGCTCAGGCCGGGAGATTCTGCCCGGATTGAGGCGGTCAGCCAGCTCGCGCTGCAGGCAGACAAGGATACGGATACGCTTGTCATGCTGATTGATCTGCCTTGA
- a CDS encoding Leu/Phe/Val dehydrogenase, producing MELFAAMERDDYEEVLFCQDKASGLKAIIAIHDTTLGPALGGTRMWTYATEEEAVVDALRLAKGMTYKNAVAGLNLGGGKTVIIGDPQKDKNEAMFRAFGRYIQGLNGRYITAEDVGTTEEDMDIIHQETDFVTGISATYGSSGNPSPATAFGVYQGMKAAAKAAFGSDSLTGRTVAVQGVGNVSFTLCKYLHEEGARLIVTDINKEAVSRAVEAYGATAVDPGEIIGADCDIYAPCALGATINDESLPLLRAKVVAGAANNQLKEPRHGDALHEMGIVYAPDYVINAGGVINIADELNGYNKERAFKQIAKIYDSITRVLEISQLSGIPAYAAADQLAEERISLLRNSRSTFLRNGQHALSRR from the coding sequence ATGGAATTGTTTGCGGCAATGGAGCGGGACGACTACGAGGAAGTGCTGTTTTGTCAGGATAAGGCATCAGGCTTAAAGGCGATCATTGCCATTCATGACACAACACTGGGTCCCGCACTGGGTGGAACGAGAATGTGGACATATGCTACAGAGGAAGAGGCGGTTGTGGACGCGCTTCGGCTGGCCAAGGGCATGACTTATAAGAATGCGGTTGCCGGGCTGAATCTGGGCGGCGGCAAGACGGTGATTATAGGTGATCCCCAAAAAGATAAAAATGAGGCGATGTTCCGCGCCTTCGGCAGATACATACAGGGCTTGAACGGCCGTTATATTACAGCCGAGGATGTAGGCACAACGGAAGAAGATATGGACATCATCCATCAGGAGACGGATTTCGTCACCGGGATCTCGGCTACCTATGGTTCCTCCGGCAACCCTTCACCGGCTACAGCCTTCGGGGTATATCAGGGAATGAAGGCAGCGGCGAAGGCAGCATTCGGCAGTGATTCACTGACAGGCAGAACCGTTGCTGTGCAGGGTGTCGGCAATGTATCCTTCACGCTGTGCAAATATCTTCATGAAGAGGGCGCACGCCTGATCGTCACAGATATTAATAAAGAAGCTGTCAGCCGGGCAGTAGAGGCTTACGGTGCTACAGCGGTGGACCCGGGCGAGATTATCGGGGCGGATTGCGATATCTATGCGCCGTGCGCACTCGGTGCCACCATCAATGATGAATCCCTGCCGCTGCTGAGAGCCAAGGTTGTGGCAGGAGCCGCTAACAATCAGCTCAAAGAGCCGCGCCACGGGGATGCCCTGCATGAGATGGGGATTGTCTACGCCCCGGATTATGTCATTAATGCCGGCGGTGTAATCAATATCGCAGACGAGCTGAACGGCTATAACAAGGAACGGGCGTTCAAGCAAATCGCCAAAATCTACGACAGCATTACCCGCGTGCTGGAAATCTCCCAGCTGAGCGGGATTCCAGCTTACGCTGCAGCGGACCAGCTCGCAGAGGAGCGGATCTCGCTGCTGCGGAACAGCCGCAGTACCTTCCTGCGCAACGGGCAGCATGCCCTCAGCAGAAGATAA
- a CDS encoding sensor histidine kinase, translating into MFKSLHITLVLFLLTVICGSFLVSAQSYYPASEISHWQMKWQEGPGDSGRKIPLTETEGWMEVGAKTEMPQMPPGVSSAWTKITLPSYSYAAPSVYIDAIYALHVKVYVDERLIFENDRSFIKDNYSLLVPLEMMDNGKTMYIWTETMKDRIGIKDKIVVGEHSVLIKDYIKNGLIDVILGGAFVFVAVVLFVCAFYLNKEYFPVAASLAIVIASTGVLSITYSPFTYTFYSYLGPVSVVFFDVALLSLLPSLTFLFEKIFGGGKFGIIRSFRKFESVYSLFCILCLIVNTLSGDRILEFYYFVSTKILGIIMILQFILLIACVIIFSLKRNKDAIIFAIGFGTAALTGVTELVWYYVKGGNYDLFYWKWALVVFILSLIVILGRRLAQNHQQVVKYSRELELFNNELQRSEKMEIISELAASVAHEVRNPLQVTRGFLQLLSEKSNGDERRYLFMALSELDRAASIITDFLTFAKPEFEQISLLNVDEEFKHIQSILLPLCHLNGGKMILDVEDGLWVKGNSSKFKQALINIIKNSIESLGDEGTIQLLAYGRGDKVHIHIKDNGVGMEPAVLSRLGEPYFSSNKTKGTGLGLMVTFRIIEAMEGEIRFMSKKGAGTESITILPRAEGPDDSNSLLA; encoded by the coding sequence ATGTTCAAAAGTTTACATATAACCTTGGTACTCTTTCTGCTCACAGTAATCTGCGGATCGTTTCTGGTATCAGCGCAAAGCTACTATCCTGCCAGCGAGATCAGCCATTGGCAGATGAAGTGGCAGGAGGGTCCGGGAGACAGCGGGCGTAAGATTCCTCTGACGGAAACGGAAGGATGGATGGAGGTCGGAGCGAAGACTGAGATGCCTCAGATGCCGCCGGGGGTATCCTCCGCCTGGACGAAGATAACACTGCCTTCATACAGCTACGCAGCCCCTTCCGTCTATATTGATGCGATCTATGCCCTGCATGTCAAAGTGTACGTGGATGAGCGGCTGATTTTCGAGAACGACCGCAGCTTTATTAAGGATAATTATTCGCTGCTTGTGCCTCTGGAAATGATGGACAACGGCAAGACGATGTATATTTGGACAGAAACCATGAAGGACCGGATTGGAATCAAGGATAAGATCGTGGTCGGTGAGCATAGTGTGCTGATCAAGGATTATATTAAAAACGGACTTATCGATGTGATCCTGGGCGGCGCCTTTGTGTTCGTGGCGGTAGTCCTGTTTGTCTGCGCATTTTATCTGAATAAAGAGTACTTTCCGGTTGCCGCTTCTTTAGCTATAGTAATAGCCTCCACCGGAGTGCTGTCCATTACCTACTCTCCGTTTACGTATACCTTCTACAGTTATCTGGGGCCGGTCAGCGTAGTGTTCTTTGACGTGGCGCTATTGTCCCTTTTGCCTTCCCTGACCTTTCTGTTTGAGAAAATATTCGGCGGCGGCAAATTTGGCATCATCCGCTCGTTCCGTAAATTTGAGTCCGTCTACTCCCTTTTTTGTATCCTCTGTCTGATTGTTAATACGCTCTCCGGCGACCGGATTTTGGAATTCTACTATTTTGTCTCGACTAAGATTCTTGGGATCATCATGATCCTGCAATTCATTCTGCTAATCGCCTGCGTGATCATATTCTCCCTGAAGCGCAATAAGGATGCTATCATTTTTGCCATAGGTTTTGGTACTGCCGCGTTAACTGGGGTCACGGAGCTAGTCTGGTATTATGTTAAGGGCGGAAACTATGACCTGTTCTACTGGAAATGGGCGCTGGTGGTATTCATTCTGTCGCTGATTGTCATCCTGGGCCGGCGGCTGGCGCAGAATCATCAGCAGGTGGTGAAATATTCGCGTGAGCTGGAGCTGTTCAACAATGAACTGCAGCGTTCAGAGAAGATGGAAATTATCAGCGAGCTGGCAGCGTCTGTAGCCCATGAGGTGCGCAACCCGCTTCAGGTCACCCGGGGGTTCCTTCAGCTGCTCAGCGAGAAGTCGAACGGCGATGAGCGGAGATATCTGTTCATGGCACTCAGTGAACTGGACCGTGCAGCGAGTATCATCACGGATTTCCTGACCTTTGCCAAACCGGAGTTTGAGCAGATTTCATTGCTTAACGTGGATGAGGAGTTCAAGCATATTCAGAGTATTCTGCTGCCTTTGTGTCACCTGAACGGGGGCAAAATGATTTTGGATGTAGAGGATGGCCTGTGGGTCAAAGGGAATTCTTCCAAGTTTAAGCAGGCGCTGATTAATATTATCAAGAACAGCATCGAATCGCTGGGCGATGAAGGCACCATTCAGCTGCTGGCATATGGCAGAGGGGATAAAGTACATATTCATATTAAGGATAATGGGGTAGGCATGGAGCCTGCGGTCCTCAGCCGGCTGGGGGAACCGTATTTCTCTTCCAACAAAACAAAAGGTACGGGGCTTGGACTGATGGTTACTTTCCGTATTATCGAGGCGATGGAGGGGGAAATCCGCTTCATGAGCAAAAAAGGAGCCGGAACCGAATCCATCACCATTCTGCCGCGTGCAGAGGGTCCGGATGATTCCAACTCCTTATTAGCTTGA
- a CDS encoding MFS transporter, with protein MSFSWKRNLIVLWVGVFFCSTAYSISIPFLSIFLSDQLGVTSHLEIWSGVSFGITFLASALISPYWGSLADKYGRKPMLIRSGFSLAALYLINFFVHDPYVFIVVRILQGLLAGFVPAAIAMVATNTPEEKTGYALSIMSTAGATGSIIGPLIGGVVSYYSSNRSAFLFSAVIVLVSALIATFFAKEENFDRSAARSRVRDDIREAGKNRAFITLLVLAGISTFSVMILEPLLPIYLLDMGIAKNTASLSSGIVFSAVGIATVIMAPQWGRLGSRKGYGFILFIGLIGGGIGNILQYFVSGYVEFAILRFAYGLFYAGVLPSVNAMIVQVIEPGFRGRAFGLNQAASQLATMAGPIIGGLLGAFLPIRWVFVINGIMLLTAAVLVKANKLESKVDSARSGAKAAAQG; from the coding sequence ATGAGTTTTTCATGGAAGCGGAACCTGATCGTGCTTTGGGTAGGGGTATTCTTTTGCAGTACGGCATATTCGATCTCGATTCCGTTCCTCTCCATTTTTCTCAGTGACCAGTTAGGTGTTACAAGCCATTTGGAGATCTGGTCGGGGGTCAGCTTCGGCATTACGTTTCTGGCCAGCGCGCTAATCTCGCCATATTGGGGTTCGCTTGCTGACAAATACGGCCGCAAGCCGATGCTGATCCGCTCGGGCTTCAGCCTGGCCGCGCTATATTTAATCAATTTCTTTGTGCATGATCCTTATGTATTCATAGTCGTGCGGATTCTGCAGGGACTGCTGGCGGGATTCGTTCCGGCGGCCATCGCCATGGTAGCAACCAACACGCCGGAAGAGAAGACGGGCTATGCGCTTAGCATCATGTCCACGGCCGGAGCTACCGGCAGCATCATCGGACCGCTGATCGGCGGCGTAGTCAGCTACTATTCCAGCAACCGCAGTGCATTCCTGTTCTCGGCTGTGATCGTGCTCGTCTCTGCACTGATCGCTACCTTCTTCGCGAAGGAAGAGAATTTCGACCGCTCCGCAGCGCGGTCCCGGGTCAGGGATGATATCCGGGAAGCCGGCAAGAACCGGGCGTTCATCACCCTGCTGGTGCTTGCCGGCATCAGTACCTTCTCCGTCATGATCCTGGAGCCGCTGCTGCCGATCTATCTGCTGGACATGGGGATCGCGAAGAATACCGCCTCGCTCAGCTCGGGCATTGTTTTCTCTGCGGTCGGCATTGCTACCGTGATTATGGCACCGCAGTGGGGCAGGCTCGGCAGCCGCAAGGGCTATGGATTTATTCTCTTCATCGGGCTGATCGGCGGAGGCATTGGTAATATTCTGCAGTATTTTGTATCAGGTTATGTCGAGTTTGCCATTCTGCGGTTTGCCTACGGCCTGTTCTATGCCGGCGTGCTCCCGTCAGTCAATGCGATGATTGTCCAGGTCATCGAACCGGGCTTCCGCGGACGGGCCTTCGGCCTGAATCAGGCGGCCAGCCAGCTGGCAACGATGGCAGGCCCGATTATCGGCGGACTGCTCGGAGCCTTCCTGCCGATCCGCTGGGTATTTGTCATTAACGGCATCATGCTGCTTACGGCAGCTGTGCTGGTGAAGGCCAACAAGCTGGAATCGAAGGTAGACTCAGCCCGTTCAGGAGCCAAGGCGGCAGCTCAGGGTTAA